Proteins from a genomic interval of Lycium ferocissimum isolate CSIRO_LF1 chromosome 2, AGI_CSIRO_Lferr_CH_V1, whole genome shotgun sequence:
- the LOC132046613 gene encoding LOB domain-containing protein 40-like, with product MRMSCNGCRVLRKGCSESCSIRPCLQWIKTPESQSNATVFLAKFYGRAGLMNLINAGPDHLRPGIFRSLLYEACGRIVNPIYGSVGLLWSGNWQLCQNAVEAVLKGAPITPIASEVAVNNNGPPLKLPYDIRHINKDDNSTKSSDLHRVRTRCRFKRSAAKTKETKKAMTKANLVCSGSGTDESAHIHEKVNGSMSHESSLSHQNTVECDSREIESLHPVEMAEAEDSGEIELELTLGFAPFATDHAITKETKRSEAFHHLIDAVGECKMELGLHCQA from the exons ATGCGTATGAGTTGCAATGGTTGCAGAGTTCTTCGAAAAGGCTGCAGCGAAAGTTGTAGTATCAGACCTTGTCTTCAATGGATTAAAACCCCTGAGTCTCAGTCCAACGCCACTGTTTTCCTTGCAAAGTTTTACGGCCGTGCTGGCCTTATGAATCTTATCAACGCTGGTCCTGATCACCTCCGTCCCG GAATATTTAGGTCACTGTTATATGAGGCCTGTGGCAGGATAGTGAACCCGATATATGGATCTGTAGGATTGTTATGGTCAGGGAATTGGCAGCTTTGTCAAAATGCAGTGGAGGCAGTACTAAAAGGAGCACCAATTACTCCCATAGCATCTGAAGTTGCAGTAAACAACAACGGTCCTCCTTTAAAATTGCCTTACGACATTAGACACATCAACAAAGATGATAACTCTACCAAGTCTAGCGATCTTCACCGGGTCAGGACCCGATGTCGATTCAAGCGCTCAGCTGCCAAGacaaaggaaacaaaaaaagCGATGACGAAAGCTAACCTGGTTTGTTCCGGGTCGGGTACTGATGAATCCGCCCATATTCATGAGAAAGTTAATGGATCAATGAGTCATGAGTCTTCGTTGAGTCATCAGAATACTGTGGAATGTGATAGCAGGGAGATTGAGAGTTTGCACCCAGTAGAAATGGCTGAAGCTGAAGATTCAGGCGAAATTGAATTGGAGCTTACTTTAGGCTTTGCTCCGTTTGCAACTGATCATGCTATTACCAAGGAAACCAAACGGAGCGAAGCTTTTCATCACTTGATAGACGCCGTTGGTGAATGTAAAATGGAATTAGGGCTTCATTGTCAGGCGTGA